One genomic region from Arcobacter sp. LA11 encodes:
- the secF gene encoding protein translocase subunit SecF, translated as MEIFKSGRVYDFMGKRIPFLGLSALLVIASLVLLLSKGVNFGIDFAGGTIVQVKYEQKAPINDIRNTLKATQYKNASITEFGSPEEVVIRITGSSSDLANDIGDEMHVLLKSTGDFEVRRVDIVGPKVGGELREKGIMALSLSLIVILVYVSFRFEWRFAVASIFALAHDVIIALGAISLFQVEVNLDILAAILTILGYSLNDTIIVFDRIREGVNTSKEAELEKVVNDSVSKTLSRTTLTSLTTFFVVITLFLFGGEIIHGFAFTMLVGVVVGTYSSIFVAASFLVQLKFSIANFRAKEAEKVKRQKEKDKMRAMYEQGTV; from the coding sequence ATGGAAATTTTTAAAAGCGGTAGAGTTTATGATTTTATGGGAAAAAGAATCCCATTTTTAGGATTATCGGCATTATTAGTTATAGCTTCTTTAGTATTACTTTTATCAAAAGGTGTAAACTTTGGTATTGACTTTGCAGGAGGTACTATTGTTCAAGTTAAATATGAACAAAAAGCACCTATCAATGATATACGAAACACATTAAAAGCTACACAATACAAAAATGCTTCAATCACAGAATTTGGAAGTCCTGAAGAAGTAGTTATAAGAATTACTGGTTCTTCATCAGATTTAGCAAATGATATTGGTGATGAGATGCATGTACTTCTTAAATCAACAGGAGACTTTGAAGTAAGAAGAGTTGATATTGTTGGACCAAAAGTTGGGGGAGAACTTAGAGAAAAAGGTATTATGGCTTTATCTTTATCTTTAATAGTAATTCTAGTTTATGTATCATTTAGATTTGAGTGGAGATTTGCAGTTGCCTCAATCTTTGCCCTTGCACATGATGTTATTATTGCACTTGGTGCAATTTCATTATTTCAAGTAGAAGTAAACTTAGATATTTTAGCTGCAATTCTTACAATTTTAGGATATTCACTAAATGATACAATTATTGTATTTGACAGAATTAGAGAAGGTGTTAATACATCAAAAGAAGCAGAACTAGAAAAAGTAGTAAATGATTCAGTAAGTAAAACTTTATCAAGAACTACTCTTACTTCATTAACAACATTCTTCGTTGTTATTACTTTATTCTTATTTGGTGGAGAGATTATCCACGGATTTGCATTTACAATGCTTGTAGGTGTTGTAGTAGGTACTTATTCATCTATATTTGTAGCGGCATCATTCTTAGTACAATTAAAATTCTCGATTGCAAACTTTAGAGCAAAAGAAGCTGAAAAAGTTAAAAGACAAAAAGAGAAAGATAAGATGAGAGCGATGTACGAACAAGGAACTGTTTAA
- a CDS encoding DUF6394 family protein: MDWGKVTYIFFSLMSLTTTAGFLYEPNAVALFLAAGVNVISTILKIGVKNLLAAELLASSLVADLHLIPAFMVLTFIGDEPMATSLAIGAVVANIFSIALALIESAKSQDKEDY, encoded by the coding sequence ATGGATTGGGGTAAGGTAACTTATATATTCTTTTCACTTATGTCTCTAACTACAACAGCGGGGTTTTTATATGAACCAAATGCAGTTGCACTTTTTTTAGCAGCGGGAGTAAACGTAATCTCTACAATTTTAAAAATTGGTGTTAAAAATTTATTGGCGGCTGAATTATTAGCAAGTTCGTTAGTTGCAGATTTACACCTAATACCTGCATTTATGGTTTTAACTTTTATAGGCGATGAACCTATGGCTACATCTTTAGCTATTGGAGCAGTTGTTGCAAATATATTCTCAATTGCATTAGCATTGATTGAGAGTGCGAAAAGTCAAGATAAGGAAGATTACTAG